One genomic window of Arthrobacter caoxuetaonis includes the following:
- a CDS encoding mycothione reductase, protein MTHYDLAIIGSGSGNSVITPEWDDRKVAVIDGGTFGGTCLNVGCIPTKMFVYPAQLAAQASEAARLGVDSRLEGVRWREIRDRIFGRIDSISEGGKRYRDEELENVTLYSEFVRFTGPHRLETASGAEITADQIVIAAGSRPVLPDIPGIDLPQVHTSDTVMRVEELPERVLILGGGYIAAEFGFVFSAFGSRVTMAVRSGALLRAQDETVSERFTEAAAGQWDLRLNTTVQSLVENPDGSVRAMLSGPAGASALDVDLILVATGRVPNTDRLDTAAAGFDLEPDRRLAVDEYQRVLSQGEPVPGIWALGDVSSEHQLKHVANLEARTVTHNLLHPDDLQAASHRFVPAAVFSHPQIASVGLTEVQARAYALEHGMDLVMAVQEYGSTAYGWAMEDVTGFVKLLADRTSGRLLGAHIMGHEASMLLQPLVQAMAFDLDAYTMARGQYWIHPALTEVVENALLSLGTDPQDTALRA, encoded by the coding sequence GTGACTCATTACGACCTCGCCATCATCGGCTCCGGCTCCGGCAACTCTGTCATCACTCCCGAATGGGACGACCGGAAGGTAGCCGTCATTGACGGCGGGACCTTTGGAGGCACGTGCCTCAATGTGGGTTGCATTCCCACGAAAATGTTCGTGTATCCGGCGCAGCTGGCAGCCCAGGCCTCAGAAGCGGCCCGGCTCGGCGTCGATTCGCGGCTCGAAGGCGTCCGCTGGCGCGAGATCCGGGACCGGATTTTCGGCCGGATCGACTCGATCTCCGAGGGCGGGAAACGCTACCGGGACGAGGAGCTGGAGAACGTCACCCTGTACAGCGAGTTCGTCCGGTTTACGGGACCGCACCGCCTGGAGACAGCGTCCGGAGCCGAAATCACAGCCGACCAGATCGTCATCGCCGCCGGATCGCGCCCCGTCCTTCCGGATATCCCCGGGATTGACCTGCCACAGGTACATACCTCCGACACCGTGATGCGCGTCGAAGAACTGCCCGAACGGGTCCTCATCCTGGGCGGCGGCTACATCGCGGCCGAGTTTGGCTTCGTCTTTTCTGCGTTCGGCTCCCGCGTGACCATGGCCGTCCGCTCCGGGGCCCTGCTGCGGGCCCAGGACGAAACCGTTTCGGAGCGTTTCACCGAGGCTGCCGCCGGCCAGTGGGATCTCCGGCTGAACACCACAGTCCAGTCCCTGGTGGAAAACCCCGACGGTTCCGTGCGGGCCATGCTGTCCGGACCCGCGGGCGCTTCAGCGCTCGACGTCGACCTGATCCTGGTGGCCACCGGACGCGTCCCCAATACCGACCGCCTGGACACGGCAGCTGCAGGCTTTGACTTGGAGCCGGACCGCCGCCTCGCCGTGGATGAGTACCAGCGGGTCCTGAGCCAGGGCGAGCCGGTGCCCGGCATCTGGGCGCTCGGTGATGTCAGCAGTGAGCACCAGCTCAAACACGTCGCCAACCTTGAGGCCCGCACGGTGACGCACAACCTGCTGCACCCGGATGACCTGCAGGCAGCCTCGCACCGCTTTGTTCCCGCAGCAGTCTTCAGCCATCCCCAGATCGCCTCGGTGGGCCTCACTGAAGTGCAGGCCAGGGCGTACGCCCTGGAGCACGGGATGGACCTGGTGATGGCAGTCCAGGAATACGGTTCGACGGCGTACGGCTGGGCCATGGAAGACGTCACGGGATTCGTGAAGCTGCTGGCGGACCGCACGTCCGGCCGGTTGCTGGGGGCCCACATCATGGGACATGAAGCCTCCATGCTGCTCCAGCCCCTGGTCCAGGCCATGGCCTTCGACCTGGACGCGTACACCATGGCCCGCGGACAGTACTGGATCCATCCGGCCCTGACTGAGGTAGTCGAGAATGCCCTGCTGTCACTGGGCACCGACCCGCAGGACACGGCTCTCCGGGCGTAG
- a CDS encoding AMP-dependent synthetase/ligase codes for MREYSVPVLVESPPETNTTDLLLEQAAKPSNPALFAVRSTGDTWQNITATEFLADVSKIAKGLIASGIGAGDRVGIMARTRYEWTLVDFAIWFAGAVSVPVYETSSPAQVAWILGDSEAAGVVVEAARHENIVRQAAADEDLSGVKHVWQMDGGGLDTLREAGKDVSDEELEARRSAANLEDTATIIYTSGTTGKPKGCELTHSNFVELSRNSTMALPEVAKEGAQTIMFLPLAHVFARFISVLAVAAGSTVAHTADVKNLLPDLQSYKPTFLLVVPRVFEKVYNSSMLKAEDGGKGKIFHAGAKTAIEWSKAAETGKIPLGLKLRHALFDKLLYTKIRTAMGGRVKYAISGGAPLGDRLGHFFHGIGVVVLEGYGLTETTAPISVNTPKLIKIGTVGAPLPGNSVKIADDGEILTKGVSVMKGYFKRPDLTEDNFIDGWFRTGDIGQLDSNGYLRITGRKKEIIVTAGGKNVVPAMLEDSIRADAIVSQCVVVGDQRPFISALITIDEEALPGWLERHGMPTGTSVAEAAQSQKLQDELQALVDRANKAVSQAEAIKVFRVVTTDFTEASGHLTPSLKIKRAQVLKDYSDVVEDIYSGQRV; via the coding sequence GTGCGCGAATACAGCGTTCCCGTCCTGGTGGAATCACCGCCGGAGACGAACACTACGGATCTGCTGCTGGAACAGGCAGCCAAGCCGTCCAATCCCGCTCTTTTCGCCGTGCGCTCAACCGGTGACACCTGGCAGAACATCACCGCGACGGAGTTCCTTGCCGATGTCTCCAAGATTGCCAAAGGGCTGATTGCTTCCGGCATCGGCGCCGGCGACCGCGTGGGCATCATGGCCCGCACCCGCTACGAGTGGACCCTGGTCGACTTCGCCATCTGGTTTGCCGGAGCCGTTTCCGTCCCGGTCTACGAAACGTCGTCCCCCGCGCAGGTCGCCTGGATCCTCGGCGACTCGGAGGCAGCCGGCGTGGTCGTGGAAGCTGCCCGCCATGAGAACATCGTGCGCCAGGCTGCTGCCGACGAAGATCTCTCCGGCGTCAAGCATGTGTGGCAGATGGACGGCGGCGGCCTCGACACGCTCCGGGAAGCCGGTAAGGACGTCTCCGACGAGGAACTTGAAGCCCGGCGTTCCGCGGCCAACCTCGAAGACACCGCCACGATCATCTACACCTCCGGAACCACGGGCAAGCCCAAGGGCTGCGAACTCACGCACAGCAACTTCGTTGAGCTCTCCCGGAACTCCACCATGGCCCTTCCCGAGGTCGCCAAAGAAGGCGCCCAGACCATCATGTTCCTGCCGCTGGCCCACGTCTTCGCCCGGTTCATCTCGGTGCTGGCAGTGGCCGCCGGCTCCACCGTCGCACACACGGCGGACGTCAAGAACCTGCTCCCGGATCTGCAGAGCTACAAGCCGACCTTCCTGCTGGTAGTTCCGCGCGTCTTCGAAAAGGTCTACAACTCCTCCATGCTGAAGGCCGAAGACGGCGGCAAGGGCAAGATCTTCCATGCCGGAGCCAAGACCGCCATTGAGTGGTCGAAGGCTGCGGAAACGGGCAAGATCCCGCTCGGACTGAAGCTGCGGCATGCCCTCTTCGACAAGCTGCTCTACACCAAGATCCGCACCGCCATGGGCGGACGGGTGAAGTACGCCATTTCCGGCGGAGCACCCCTGGGAGACCGGCTTGGCCACTTCTTCCACGGCATCGGCGTAGTGGTGCTGGAAGGCTACGGCCTGACCGAGACCACGGCCCCCATCAGCGTCAACACCCCGAAACTGATCAAGATCGGCACCGTTGGCGCACCGCTTCCGGGCAACTCGGTCAAGATTGCGGACGACGGCGAAATCCTCACCAAGGGCGTCTCCGTCATGAAGGGCTACTTCAAGCGGCCGGACCTCACGGAGGACAACTTCATAGACGGCTGGTTCCGCACCGGTGACATCGGCCAGCTCGATTCCAACGGGTACCTGAGGATCACGGGCCGCAAGAAGGAAATCATCGTGACCGCCGGCGGCAAGAACGTTGTACCCGCCATGCTCGAAGACTCGATCCGCGCGGACGCCATCGTTTCCCAGTGCGTTGTTGTCGGTGACCAGCGTCCGTTCATCTCCGCCCTGATCACCATCGATGAGGAAGCCCTTCCGGGCTGGCTGGAACGGCACGGCATGCCGACCGGCACGAGCGTGGCTGAAGCAGCCCAGTCCCAGAAACTGCAGGACGAGCTGCAGGCCCTGGTGGACCGGGCCAACAAGGCCGTTTCACAGGCCGAGGCAATCAAGGTGTTCCGCGTGGTGACCACCGACTTCACCGAAGCCAGCGGACACCTCACTCCCTCCTTGAAGATCAAGCGGGCCCAGGTCCTCAAGGACTACTCGGACGTCGTCGAGGACATCTATTCAGGCCAGCGCGTCTAG
- a CDS encoding ROK family glucokinase: protein MSPLNPAPVPPSPAARWPRRPADPFRPRRTVRLSSPMRRRGLAIGIDIGGTKVAAGLVDSSGRVLAEVRRSTPGQDPREVEQVIVELVHELSRDKHVWSVGIGAAGWMDLAGSTVLFSPHLAWRNEPLQQNLERLLKRRVYLANDADGAAWAEWRFGAGVGESRLVCITLGTGIGGAMIMDGRLERGRFGVAGEFGHQIIMPQGQRCECGNRGCWEQYASGNALGREARELAAANSPVAQELLRSVEGRIPDITGAVVTHLALEGDRTAIELVGEVGEWLGLGLANLAAALDPGMFVIGGGLSSAGELLLEPARRAYSRNLTGRGFRPEARIEQAALGPAAGMIGAADLSRVAARH from the coding sequence ATGTCTCCCCTTAATCCAGCCCCCGTCCCCCCTTCCCCCGCAGCACGGTGGCCCCGGCGCCCTGCGGACCCGTTCCGGCCACGGCGGACGGTCCGGCTTTCCAGTCCCATGCGGCGGCGCGGACTGGCGATCGGGATCGACATCGGGGGAACAAAAGTCGCTGCCGGACTGGTTGACTCAAGCGGCCGGGTGCTGGCTGAGGTCCGCCGTTCCACTCCGGGGCAGGACCCGCGTGAGGTCGAACAGGTCATTGTCGAACTCGTCCATGAACTCTCCCGCGACAAGCACGTGTGGTCGGTGGGCATCGGCGCGGCCGGCTGGATGGACCTGGCCGGCAGCACTGTCCTCTTCAGTCCGCATCTGGCCTGGCGCAACGAACCGCTGCAGCAGAACCTGGAGCGGCTGCTGAAGCGGCGGGTGTATCTGGCCAATGACGCCGACGGCGCGGCCTGGGCCGAGTGGCGCTTTGGTGCCGGGGTGGGCGAGAGCCGGCTGGTCTGCATCACGCTCGGTACCGGAATCGGCGGCGCCATGATCATGGACGGGCGGCTGGAACGCGGCCGCTTTGGGGTGGCGGGGGAGTTCGGCCACCAGATCATCATGCCGCAGGGCCAGCGGTGCGAATGCGGCAACCGGGGCTGCTGGGAGCAGTACGCTTCCGGGAACGCGCTGGGCCGGGAGGCCCGGGAACTCGCTGCCGCAAATTCTCCGGTAGCCCAGGAACTGCTGCGGAGCGTCGAAGGCCGGATTCCCGATATCACCGGTGCAGTCGTGACACACCTGGCGCTGGAGGGTGACCGGACCGCCATCGAGCTTGTCGGTGAGGTGGGCGAGTGGCTCGGACTCGGCCTGGCCAACCTGGCGGCAGCCCTGGACCCCGGAATGTTTGTTATCGGCGGCGGTCTCAGTTCCGCCGGTGAACTGCTGCTGGAACCCGCCCGCCGAGCGTATTCACGCAACCTGACGGGCAGGGGGTTCCGTCCCGAAGCGAGAATCGAGCAGGCGGCCCTGGGCCCTGCCGCCGGCATGATCGGCGCCGCTGACCTGTCCCGGGTTGCTGCCCGGCACTGA
- a CDS encoding alpha/beta hydrolase, protein MTFSAPPAPFSSPGSGPNASTGVLLSHGFTGSTMSLLGWARYLADAGYAVSLPLLPGHGTTWQDLARTPWEHWYRGYEDAYTELAGRTERVFAAGLSMGGTLALRLAAKQPVAGVAVVNPGLTVADPRARYAHLLKYVLPSVPAIGNNIKLQGQDEGAYSRTPVGAVAEVLKLFKDTTDLLPLLSAPVIAFRSAVDPVVPESSMDVLRRLCRELEVVPLPNSYHVATMDHDAPLIFARSHEFIQRLSAGTPA, encoded by the coding sequence ATGACTTTCTCCGCGCCTCCGGCTCCCTTTTCGAGCCCCGGCAGTGGCCCGAACGCCTCCACCGGCGTACTGCTCAGCCATGGCTTCACCGGGTCGACCATGAGCCTTCTGGGCTGGGCCCGGTACCTCGCGGACGCCGGCTATGCGGTCAGCCTCCCTTTGCTTCCCGGCCACGGGACGACCTGGCAGGATCTGGCACGCACGCCCTGGGAGCACTGGTACCGGGGTTATGAAGATGCGTACACCGAACTCGCCGGCCGTACCGAGAGGGTTTTTGCGGCCGGCCTCTCAATGGGCGGAACCCTGGCTCTGCGGTTGGCAGCGAAGCAGCCGGTTGCCGGTGTCGCCGTCGTAAACCCCGGACTCACCGTGGCGGACCCGCGGGCCCGCTATGCGCACCTGCTCAAGTACGTTTTGCCCTCAGTTCCCGCGATTGGGAACAACATCAAGCTCCAGGGACAGGACGAAGGCGCGTACTCACGCACGCCTGTAGGCGCCGTCGCCGAAGTGCTGAAGCTCTTCAAGGACACCACGGACCTCCTGCCCCTTCTCAGCGCCCCGGTCATCGCTTTCCGCTCTGCCGTTGACCCGGTGGTCCCCGAGTCGAGCATGGATGTGCTCCGGCGGTTGTGTCGCGAGCTGGAAGTTGTCCCCCTCCCCAACAGCTACCATGTGGCGACCATGGACCACGACGCGCCGCTGATCTTTGCCCGTTCCCACGAATTCATCCAACGGTTGAGTGCAGGTACGCCGGCATGA
- a CDS encoding lysophospholipid acyltransferase family protein, producing the protein MFYWVMKTIFIGPVVNLLFRPWVKGMDNVPTTGPAILVSNHLSFSDSIFLPLAVPRPVSFLAKSEYFTGRGLKGKLTAAFFRLTNQLPIDRSGGAASEAALRAGVKVLESGNLLGIYPEGTRSPDGRLYRGKTGVAKMALQTGVPVIPVAMIGTDKVQPIGRRIPNIRRIGIIVGEPLDFSRYAGLENDRFVQRSVTDEIMYELMRLSGQEYVDVYASTVKDKMSAARKMSKAAENRSAAVRLPQSESPEPGVGPSAGRRGGHKEPGEITVIGAPGTAAPKEPAAGQDRAGSATDAEGQQETPHSA; encoded by the coding sequence GTGTTCTATTGGGTGATGAAGACGATTTTCATCGGACCGGTGGTGAATCTTCTGTTCCGGCCGTGGGTCAAAGGCATGGATAACGTGCCGACCACAGGGCCGGCGATCCTCGTGAGCAACCACCTCTCGTTTTCCGATTCGATCTTCCTCCCGCTGGCGGTTCCCCGGCCCGTCAGCTTCCTGGCCAAGTCGGAGTACTTCACCGGACGCGGCCTCAAAGGCAAGCTCACGGCCGCTTTCTTCCGTTTGACCAACCAGCTGCCGATCGACCGTTCCGGCGGGGCGGCTTCTGAAGCAGCGCTGCGGGCGGGCGTCAAGGTCCTGGAATCAGGGAACCTGCTGGGCATCTATCCCGAGGGGACACGCAGCCCTGACGGACGGCTGTACCGCGGCAAGACCGGCGTGGCCAAGATGGCGCTCCAGACCGGTGTTCCGGTGATTCCGGTAGCCATGATCGGGACGGACAAGGTCCAGCCCATCGGACGGCGCATCCCCAACATCCGGCGTATCGGAATCATCGTCGGTGAGCCGCTGGACTTTTCGCGTTACGCCGGACTGGAAAACGACCGCTTCGTACAGCGCTCGGTTACTGACGAGATCATGTACGAACTGATGCGTCTTTCGGGACAGGAATACGTAGACGTATATGCCAGCACCGTAAAGGACAAGATGTCCGCGGCGCGCAAGATGTCCAAGGCAGCGGAGAACCGCAGTGCTGCGGTCCGGCTCCCTCAATCCGAGTCGCCCGAGCCCGGCGTCGGACCTTCCGCCGGCCGACGCGGCGGCCATAAGGAACCGGGCGAAATCACGGTGATCGGCGCCCCGGGAACGGCCGCGCCCAAGGAACCGGCCGCAGGCCAGGACCGGGCCGGTTCAGCGACTGACGCTGAAGGACAGCAGGAGACTCCGCACAGCGCCTAG
- a CDS encoding class II 3-deoxy-7-phosphoheptulonate synthase, which yields MSQKRAELDPSFPPSSGAAVYPGLDDWRDLPVSQQPVWHDDPGYEAAVAELSMVPPLVFAGEVDILRDRLAQAAQGKAFLLQGGDCAETFEAATADKISARVRTILQMSVVLTYGASLPVIKMGRMAGQFAKPRSSNEETRNGVTLPAYRGDMVNGFEFTPESRRHDPARMVRAYHTSASTLNLIRAFTQGGFADLRLVHHWNRGFTANPAHSRYESLARDIDRAVRFMDVCGADFEALKRVEFFASHEALLLDYERALTRIDSRTGYPYDTSAHFLWIGERTRNLDSAHVDFLSRVRNPIGVKLGPNTTPEDALALIEKLDPNREPGRLTFITRMGAQNIRTKLPNLVEKVTASGAQVLWVTDPMHGNTVTSPNGYKTRNFDDVMDEVRGFFEVHNSLGTFPGGLHVEMTGDDVAECLGGADPVDQEAFVEGYESVCDPRLNHMQSLEMAFLVAGALAEKS from the coding sequence GTGAGCCAAAAACGTGCTGAACTCGATCCCAGTTTCCCGCCATCTTCCGGTGCAGCCGTCTACCCTGGACTCGATGACTGGCGGGACCTTCCTGTCTCCCAGCAACCGGTCTGGCATGACGATCCCGGTTATGAGGCCGCCGTCGCGGAACTGTCGATGGTTCCGCCGCTCGTTTTTGCCGGCGAAGTGGACATTCTCCGTGACCGGCTGGCACAGGCCGCCCAGGGCAAAGCCTTCCTGCTCCAGGGCGGGGACTGCGCCGAGACGTTCGAAGCCGCCACTGCCGACAAGATCAGCGCCCGCGTGCGCACCATCCTGCAGATGTCCGTGGTGCTCACCTACGGTGCCTCGCTGCCCGTGATCAAAATGGGCCGCATGGCCGGACAGTTTGCGAAGCCCCGCTCCTCGAACGAGGAAACCCGCAACGGCGTGACTCTTCCGGCCTACCGCGGGGACATGGTCAACGGCTTCGAATTCACTCCCGAGTCGCGGCGGCACGACCCGGCACGCATGGTCCGGGCCTACCACACCTCCGCTTCCACGCTAAACCTGATCCGCGCCTTCACGCAGGGTGGTTTTGCAGACCTGCGCCTGGTGCATCACTGGAACCGCGGCTTCACTGCCAACCCCGCCCATTCACGCTACGAATCCCTGGCCCGGGACATTGACCGGGCAGTGCGTTTCATGGACGTCTGCGGCGCGGACTTCGAGGCGCTGAAACGGGTGGAATTCTTCGCGAGCCACGAAGCCCTTCTCCTGGACTACGAGCGCGCGCTGACCCGGATCGACTCCCGCACCGGGTATCCCTACGACACCTCCGCGCATTTCCTCTGGATCGGTGAGCGGACGCGGAACCTCGATTCCGCCCACGTTGATTTCCTGTCCCGCGTCCGCAACCCCATCGGCGTAAAGCTCGGCCCGAACACCACCCCGGAAGATGCCCTGGCGCTGATCGAGAAGCTGGACCCCAACCGGGAACCCGGACGCCTGACTTTCATCACCCGGATGGGTGCGCAGAACATCCGCACGAAGCTGCCGAACCTGGTGGAAAAAGTCACGGCCTCCGGTGCCCAGGTCCTGTGGGTCACGGATCCTATGCACGGAAACACGGTGACGTCTCCCAACGGGTACAAGACGCGCAATTTCGACGATGTCATGGACGAGGTTCGCGGATTCTTTGAGGTGCACAACTCCCTGGGCACCTTCCCCGGCGGCCTGCACGTGGAAATGACCGGCGACGACGTCGCCGAGTGCCTGGGCGGTGCCGACCCCGTGGACCAGGAGGCCTTCGTGGAAGGCTACGAGTCGGTCTGCGACCCGCGGCTGAACCACATGCAGTCCCTGGAGATGGCTTTCCTGGTCGCGGGTGCGCTGGCTGAAAAGAGCTAG
- the pknB gene encoding Stk1 family PASTA domain-containing Ser/Thr kinase, translated as MNDPLLETLVDGRYQVRSRIARGGMSTVYLATDTRLDRDVALKVLYPHLAADRGFLDRFEREAKSAARLSHPHVVGVLDQGIEGSLAYLVMEYVPGRTLRDVLNERTVLTPRLALAMMDAVVDGLAAAHEAGLVHRDVKPENVLLAGSGAIKIADFGLARAVTTSTNTGTLVGTVAYLAPELVTGAGADARSDIYSAGIMLYEMLTGVQPFTGEVPIQVAFAHVHSTVPAPSALCPGLAQDLDELVQWCTAQDPEERPVDGSALLGELRHIRTSLTDEQLDFHAPGTTAPQLPGQTDATTVVRPPSGATEVLRRTEAVGRTEPNATEILQRADNATTVLSTAGHQEQDQDAGYDDEGDEDYVSPRAGRRQARRDFKARQKQSSRDAQRPEVSLRSGRPRRRGVLLALLLTLLVAAAAFAGWFFGAGPGALVAVPDVSNTSVEAAGARLGEEGLRYTTDEVYDEVVAAGLAIGTEPGAAEEIRRFQPVTLLVSRGPELFAVPNVIQRTQEDAGEQLTDAGLGVGTVTEEFSEDIPAGQVLAQVPAADAELRRGTPVDLTVSKGPAPVEVPAVAGLSQDEAVKRIEAAGLEAAVEPERVNSRDIAKGSVAVQSPEGGLLERGGTVTLTISDGPRMVQVPSYVGKQADTARKELEDLGFEVQVNEILGGFFGTVRAQDPSGGTAPEGAVITLTVV; from the coding sequence GTGAATGACCCACTTCTGGAGACCTTGGTAGATGGCCGCTACCAGGTGCGCTCCCGCATTGCCCGCGGCGGCATGTCCACGGTCTACCTCGCCACTGACACACGCCTGGACCGGGACGTGGCGCTGAAGGTCCTCTATCCCCACCTCGCGGCCGACCGCGGATTCCTGGACAGGTTCGAGCGGGAAGCGAAGTCTGCGGCCAGGCTCTCCCACCCCCATGTCGTTGGCGTACTGGACCAGGGCATTGAGGGTTCGCTTGCCTATCTGGTCATGGAATATGTCCCGGGCCGGACACTGCGTGATGTGCTGAACGAGCGCACTGTCCTCACGCCGCGGCTGGCGCTGGCCATGATGGACGCGGTGGTCGACGGATTGGCTGCAGCGCACGAAGCTGGTTTGGTGCACCGCGACGTCAAGCCCGAAAACGTGCTGCTGGCGGGCAGCGGAGCGATCAAGATCGCCGACTTCGGCCTGGCCCGGGCCGTCACCACCAGCACGAATACCGGAACCCTGGTCGGCACTGTGGCCTACCTGGCGCCGGAGCTCGTCACCGGGGCCGGGGCGGACGCCCGCAGCGACATCTACTCGGCCGGCATCATGCTGTACGAAATGCTTACCGGCGTGCAGCCCTTCACCGGTGAGGTCCCCATCCAAGTGGCCTTTGCCCATGTCCACTCGACCGTGCCGGCTCCGTCTGCCCTCTGCCCCGGCCTTGCCCAGGACCTCGACGAACTGGTCCAGTGGTGCACGGCCCAGGATCCGGAAGAACGTCCGGTGGACGGCAGTGCCCTGCTGGGGGAACTGCGGCATATCCGCACCTCCCTCACCGACGAACAACTCGACTTCCACGCACCCGGGACCACGGCGCCGCAGCTGCCCGGACAGACCGATGCCACCACCGTGGTCCGTCCGCCGTCCGGCGCCACGGAGGTTCTCCGCCGCACCGAAGCCGTGGGACGGACCGAACCCAACGCCACTGAAATACTCCAGCGCGCCGACAACGCCACGACGGTCCTTTCCACAGCGGGGCACCAGGAACAGGACCAGGACGCCGGCTATGACGACGAGGGAGACGAGGACTATGTTTCGCCCCGGGCGGGGCGGCGGCAGGCGCGCAGGGACTTCAAGGCGCGCCAGAAACAGTCCAGCAGGGATGCCCAGCGCCCCGAGGTTTCGCTTCGCTCAGGACGTCCGCGCAGGCGCGGAGTACTGCTGGCACTGCTGCTGACGCTGCTGGTTGCCGCCGCTGCCTTCGCCGGCTGGTTCTTCGGGGCGGGGCCCGGAGCCCTGGTAGCCGTCCCCGATGTTTCCAACACGTCGGTGGAGGCCGCCGGCGCACGCCTCGGGGAAGAAGGACTGAGGTACACCACGGACGAGGTGTATGACGAGGTGGTGGCCGCCGGACTGGCAATCGGCACCGAACCCGGTGCCGCTGAGGAGATCCGCCGGTTTCAGCCGGTGACACTGCTCGTTTCCCGCGGCCCGGAGCTCTTTGCCGTACCGAACGTCATCCAGCGGACCCAGGAAGACGCCGGGGAGCAGCTCACGGATGCCGGGCTCGGCGTCGGAACAGTCACCGAGGAATTCAGCGAGGACATCCCGGCTGGGCAAGTTCTTGCCCAGGTTCCGGCCGCCGATGCGGAGCTTCGCCGCGGAACCCCTGTGGACCTCACGGTCTCGAAGGGTCCGGCGCCCGTCGAGGTTCCAGCGGTGGCAGGACTTTCCCAGGACGAGGCAGTCAAGCGCATCGAAGCCGCCGGCCTGGAAGCCGCCGTCGAGCCGGAGCGGGTCAACAGCCGTGACATCGCCAAAGGCTCCGTGGCCGTCCAGTCCCCTGAGGGCGGACTGCTGGAGCGCGGCGGGACGGTCACGCTGACCATCTCGGACGGTCCGCGGATGGTCCAGGTCCCCAGCTACGTGGGGAAACAGGCAGACACCGCACGCAAGGAGCTGGAAGACCTCGGCTTCGAAGTGCAGGTCAACGAAATCCTGGGCGGCTTCTTTGGAACCGTCCGCGCGCAGGATCCGTCCGGCGGGACCGCGCCCGAAGGCGCGGTCATCACCTTGACGGTCGTCTAG
- a CDS encoding lytic transglycosylase domain-containing protein, which translates to MTVQPKPRVRSASAGMPRKLSVAVTTAAIPAVMMSSLALAEPAEAAPQAPAKALFPQMPLQAKKNFPAGGSIPAAQLAAQVPATVAAESAVPEKHRIAPGDTVSSIAARYGLDMNELLRINNLQLSSIIYAGKELVLTGSAKAPEAPAASSAAPAPATGTYTVVPGDTLSAIAAKHGVSLASVLEQNNLGMSSIIHPGQKISVGSGSDAPVTTASSAPAPAAPAPAAPAAAPEAAGSYTVVPGDTLGAIAAKHGVSLKSVLEANNLSMTSVIRPGQSIALGSGSGVTTLATPAAPAAPAAPAEAPTDLVPSTFLHYTYPQHVVANANLNKQALNGMNVPSRAQMQQLVAETAASMGVDPALAQAFALQESGFDQRAVSPANAIGTMQVIPSSGEWASDLVGRQLNLLDPQDNVTAGVAIIRALVRTSPSLEVAIASYYQGQYSVTTQGMYPDTERYVASVLAHRATF; encoded by the coding sequence ATGACCGTGCAGCCCAAACCGCGGGTGCGTTCCGCCTCCGCGGGCATGCCCCGCAAACTGAGCGTCGCTGTCACTACGGCAGCGATTCCTGCCGTCATGATGTCTTCCCTCGCCCTTGCCGAGCCGGCAGAAGCAGCGCCCCAGGCTCCGGCTAAGGCGCTGTTCCCCCAGATGCCGCTGCAGGCCAAGAAGAACTTCCCTGCGGGAGGGTCCATTCCCGCAGCCCAGCTGGCCGCTCAGGTCCCCGCCACCGTTGCAGCCGAGTCTGCGGTTCCGGAGAAGCACCGGATCGCGCCCGGCGACACGGTCAGCTCGATTGCCGCCCGCTACGGGCTGGATATGAATGAACTCCTGCGCATCAACAACCTTCAGCTGAGCTCGATCATCTACGCCGGCAAGGAACTGGTCCTCACCGGATCCGCGAAGGCTCCGGAAGCCCCTGCGGCATCTTCCGCAGCACCTGCTCCGGCCACCGGCACCTATACCGTGGTTCCGGGCGACACACTCAGCGCCATTGCCGCAAAGCACGGCGTCTCCCTGGCATCGGTGCTGGAGCAGAACAACCTGGGCATGTCCTCGATCATTCACCCGGGACAGAAGATCTCCGTCGGTTCGGGATCGGATGCCCCGGTCACCACGGCGTCGAGCGCTCCCGCGCCCGCTGCACCGGCACCCGCAGCGCCGGCCGCTGCCCCTGAGGCGGCCGGAAGCTACACCGTCGTCCCCGGCGACACCCTCGGGGCCATTGCAGCCAAGCATGGCGTGTCGCTGAAGTCAGTACTTGAGGCAAACAACCTGAGCATGACCTCCGTTATCCGGCCCGGCCAGAGCATTGCCCTGGGTTCCGGATCCGGCGTCACCACCCTGGCCACCCCCGCCGCACCCGCAGCACCCGCCGCGCCGGCCGAGGCTCCGACCGACCTGGTGCCAAGCACGTTCCTGCACTACACCTACCCGCAGCACGTTGTGGCCAACGCCAACCTCAACAAGCAGGCACTGAACGGGATGAATGTTCCTTCCCGTGCCCAGATGCAGCAGCTGGTTGCCGAGACCGCCGCTTCCATGGGCGTGGATCCGGCACTGGCCCAGGCATTCGCCCTGCAGGAGTCCGGGTTCGACCAGCGTGCCGTCTCCCCCGCCAACGCCATCGGAACCATGCAGGTCATTCCCTCCTCCGGCGAGTGGGCTTCGGACCTTGTGGGCCGCCAGCTGAACCTGCTGGACCCGCAGGACAACGTCACGGCCGGCGTCGCCATCATCCGTGCACTGGTCCGCACCAGCCCGAGCCTTGAGGTAGCGATTGCCTCCTACTACCAGGGCCAGTACTCGGTAACGACCCAGGGCATGTACCCCGATACGGAGCGTTACGTAGCCTCCGTGCTGGCGCACCGGGCCACTTTCTAG